Proteins from a genomic interval of Indicator indicator isolate 239-I01 chromosome 19, UM_Iind_1.1, whole genome shotgun sequence:
- the UTP4 gene encoding U3 small nucleolar RNA-associated protein 4 homolog isoform X2, translating into MGEFEVHRVRFFGLVPAGVRCLAYQPRGGRLALARTDSAVEIYNFGANYFQEKVIPGHETRSVEVLCWAAGDRLFGAGLSGDITEYDLARLCVAHSVDGCGGPIWSMAANGSGTQLAIGCEDGSIKLFQVVPDGIQFERNLDRRKGRILCLSWHPSGSHIAAGSIDILRVFDVSSGLTVQTIMVNYRVQKVKRECIVWSIAFLSSGTIITSDSFGRVQFWDWEQGTLQDSHTVSTSAALSLAVSENEDSMIVGTSTGATYQFQLLPVKIDSQEKRWVRTKPFQYHTHDVRAVAHSSTALISGGLDAQLVIRPLMEKINKKSYDVALRKFTFPHRRLVSCARKAQLLLFQFSQHLELWRLGSTEETGKDGEVLPLSRMPEHLVQLKSKGPEHIYCSCVSPCGTWVAYSTASRFHLCRVQCEGNSISIKKVPKVPKLLLPAYQLQFSSDSHRLFIASARGSVHVLQLLEPGDCKHLHTLQPPSGSSEAVYLLASSTDGLWLAAVGGDWVIHVYNLKFFKYHCTVPMYNCAVTALAIHPLINTLVIAYSDQQLFEFSILKKKYTSWSRMVQHRGLHKSWLERDTPITHITFNPKKPSHILLHDLYMFCVLDKSLVSPRPLPKNSTLLMNQTTLKQLPETARKQELHAFKICKKFQPLLFVDLLDEKCLVVVERPIMDFKTQLPLPIQQKKFGT; encoded by the exons ATGGGGGAGTTCGAGGTGCACCGCGTGCGGTTCTTCGGGCTGGTGCCGGCCGGGGTGCGCTGCTTGGCCTACCAGCCCCGCGGCGGCCGCCTGGCGCTGGCCCGCACCGACAGCGCCGTCGAGATCTACAACTTCGGTGCCAACTACTTTCAGGAGAAG GTGATCCCCGGACATGAGACCCGATCGGTGGAAGTGCTGTGCTGGGCGGCAGGAGACCGTCTGTTCGGTGCTGGCCTTAGCGGGGACATCACTGAGTACGACCTGGCCCGGCTGTGTGTGGCACACTCTGTTGACGGCTGTGGGGGACCCATCTGGAGCATGGCAGCTAATGGCAGTGGCACCCAGCTGGCA ATTGGCTGTGAGGATGGCTCCATTAAGCTCTTCCAAGTTGTTCCTGATGGCATCCAGTTCGAGCGGAACCTGGACAGGCGGAAAG GACGCATCCTGTGCCTATCCTGGCACCCATCGGGCTCTCACATAGCAGCTGGCTCCATCGACATCCTCCGTGTGTTTGATGTCTCTTCAG GCCTAACAGTGCAGACGATCATGGTGAACTACCGTGTGCAGAAGGTGAAGCGTGAGTGCATTGTGTGGAGCATTGCCTTCCTCTCCAGTGGCACCATCATCACCTCAGATTCCTTCGGGAGGGTGCAGTTCTGGGACTGGGAGCAAGGGACGCTGCAGGACTCCCACACTGTTAGCACCTCGGCTGCCCTCTCACTGGCCGTGTCAGAG AATGAGGACAGCATGATCGTGGGCACCTCCACTGGTGCCACCTACcagttccagctgctgccagtgaAGATAGACAGCCAGGAGAAGCGCTGGGTGCGGACAAAGCCCTTCCAGTATCACACTCATGACGTGCGAGCCGTAgctcacagctccacagctctcatctctggag GCCTGGATGCCCAGCTGGTGATCCGCCCCCTGATGGAGAAGATTAACAAGAAGAGCTATGACGTAGCCCTCCGCAAATTCACCTTCCCACAT CGACGCCTTGTCTCCTGTGCCAGGAAAGcccagctgcttctcttccagttctcccagcacctggagctctggaggcTTGGCTCCACTGAGGAGACTG GAAAGGATGGCGAGGTCCTCCCCTTGAGCCGCATGCCTGAGCATCTTGTGCAGCTCAAGAGCAAG GGTCCAGAGCACATCTACTGCAGCTGTGTCTCACCTTGTGGCACCTGGGTTGCCTACTCCACAGCCTCCCGCTTCCACCTCTGCCGAGTGCAGTGTGAGGGCAACAGCATCAGCATTAAGAAG GTCCCTAAAGTGCccaagctgctgctcccagcctaCCAGCTCCAGTTCTCCTCCGACTCTCACAGGCTTTTCATCGCCTCTGCTCGAGGCTCTGTCCACGTCCTGCaactgctggagccaggggacTGCAAGCATCTGCACACGCTTCAGCCGCCCTCAG GGTCCTCCGAGGCTGTCTACCTGCTGGCATCAAGCACAGATGggctctggctggctgcagtTGGTGGGGACTGGGTGATCCATGTCTACAACTTGAAGTTCTTCAAG TATCACTGCACAGTGCCCATGTACAACTGCGCTGTGACGGCCCTCGCCATCCATCCTCTCATCAACACCCTGGTTATTGCCTACTCAGACCAGCAG CTGTTTGAGTTCAGCATCCTCAAGAAGAAATACACATCCTGGAGCCGCATGGTGCAGCACCGCGGGCTACACAAGTCCTGGCTGGAGAGAGATACGCCCATCACCCACATCACCTTCAACCCCAAGAAACCCTCACACATCCTGCTCCACGACCTCTACATGTTCTGTGTCCTCGACAAGTCCCTGGTGAGCCCCCGT CCCCTGCCAAAAAATAGTACCCTCCTCATGAACCAGACCACGCTGAAGCAGCTCCCAGAGACTGCCCGGAAGCAGGAGCTCCATGCCTTCAAGATCTGCAAGAAGTTCCAG cccctgctcttTGTGGATCTGTTGGATGAGAAGTGCCTGGTGGTGGTGGAACGGCCCATCATGGACTTCAAGACACAGTTGCCCCTGCCCATCCAACAGAAGAAATTTGGTACCTGa
- the UTP4 gene encoding U3 small nucleolar RNA-associated protein 4 homolog isoform X1: MGEFEVHRVRFFGLVPAGVRCLAYQPRGGRLALARTDSAVEIYNFGANYFQEKVIPGHETRSVEVLCWAAGDRLFGAGLSGDITEYDLARLCVAHSVDGCGGPIWSMAANGSGTQLAIGCEDGSIKLFQVVPDGIQFERNLDRRKGRILCLSWHPSGSHIAAGSIDILRVFDVSSGLTVQTIMVNYRVQKVKRECIVWSIAFLSSGTIITSDSFGRVQFWDWEQGTLQDSHTVSTSAALSLAVSENEDSMIVGTSTGATYQFQLLPVKIDSQEKRWVRTKPFQYHTHDVRAVAHSSTALISGGLDAQLVIRPLMEKINKKSYDVALRKFTFPHRRLVSCARKAQLLLFQFSQHLELWRLGSTEETGKDGEVLPLSRMPEHLVQLKSKGPEHIYCSCVSPCGTWVAYSTASRFHLCRVQCEGNSISIKKVPKVPKLLLPAYQLQFSSDSHRLFIASARGSVHVLQLLEPGDCKHLHTLQPPSGSSEAVYLLASSTDGLWLAAVGGDWVIHVYNLKFFKYHCTVPMYNCAVTALAIHPLINTLVIAYSDQQLFEFSILKKKYTSWSRMVQHRGLHKSWLERDTPITHITFNPKKPSHILLHDLYMFCVLDKSLPLPKNSTLLMNQTTLKQLPETARKQELHAFKICKKFQPLLFVDLLDEKCLVVVERPIMDFKTQLPLPIQQKKFGT, from the exons ATGGGGGAGTTCGAGGTGCACCGCGTGCGGTTCTTCGGGCTGGTGCCGGCCGGGGTGCGCTGCTTGGCCTACCAGCCCCGCGGCGGCCGCCTGGCGCTGGCCCGCACCGACAGCGCCGTCGAGATCTACAACTTCGGTGCCAACTACTTTCAGGAGAAG GTGATCCCCGGACATGAGACCCGATCGGTGGAAGTGCTGTGCTGGGCGGCAGGAGACCGTCTGTTCGGTGCTGGCCTTAGCGGGGACATCACTGAGTACGACCTGGCCCGGCTGTGTGTGGCACACTCTGTTGACGGCTGTGGGGGACCCATCTGGAGCATGGCAGCTAATGGCAGTGGCACCCAGCTGGCA ATTGGCTGTGAGGATGGCTCCATTAAGCTCTTCCAAGTTGTTCCTGATGGCATCCAGTTCGAGCGGAACCTGGACAGGCGGAAAG GACGCATCCTGTGCCTATCCTGGCACCCATCGGGCTCTCACATAGCAGCTGGCTCCATCGACATCCTCCGTGTGTTTGATGTCTCTTCAG GCCTAACAGTGCAGACGATCATGGTGAACTACCGTGTGCAGAAGGTGAAGCGTGAGTGCATTGTGTGGAGCATTGCCTTCCTCTCCAGTGGCACCATCATCACCTCAGATTCCTTCGGGAGGGTGCAGTTCTGGGACTGGGAGCAAGGGACGCTGCAGGACTCCCACACTGTTAGCACCTCGGCTGCCCTCTCACTGGCCGTGTCAGAG AATGAGGACAGCATGATCGTGGGCACCTCCACTGGTGCCACCTACcagttccagctgctgccagtgaAGATAGACAGCCAGGAGAAGCGCTGGGTGCGGACAAAGCCCTTCCAGTATCACACTCATGACGTGCGAGCCGTAgctcacagctccacagctctcatctctggag GCCTGGATGCCCAGCTGGTGATCCGCCCCCTGATGGAGAAGATTAACAAGAAGAGCTATGACGTAGCCCTCCGCAAATTCACCTTCCCACAT CGACGCCTTGTCTCCTGTGCCAGGAAAGcccagctgcttctcttccagttctcccagcacctggagctctggaggcTTGGCTCCACTGAGGAGACTG GAAAGGATGGCGAGGTCCTCCCCTTGAGCCGCATGCCTGAGCATCTTGTGCAGCTCAAGAGCAAG GGTCCAGAGCACATCTACTGCAGCTGTGTCTCACCTTGTGGCACCTGGGTTGCCTACTCCACAGCCTCCCGCTTCCACCTCTGCCGAGTGCAGTGTGAGGGCAACAGCATCAGCATTAAGAAG GTCCCTAAAGTGCccaagctgctgctcccagcctaCCAGCTCCAGTTCTCCTCCGACTCTCACAGGCTTTTCATCGCCTCTGCTCGAGGCTCTGTCCACGTCCTGCaactgctggagccaggggacTGCAAGCATCTGCACACGCTTCAGCCGCCCTCAG GGTCCTCCGAGGCTGTCTACCTGCTGGCATCAAGCACAGATGggctctggctggctgcagtTGGTGGGGACTGGGTGATCCATGTCTACAACTTGAAGTTCTTCAAG TATCACTGCACAGTGCCCATGTACAACTGCGCTGTGACGGCCCTCGCCATCCATCCTCTCATCAACACCCTGGTTATTGCCTACTCAGACCAGCAG CTGTTTGAGTTCAGCATCCTCAAGAAGAAATACACATCCTGGAGCCGCATGGTGCAGCACCGCGGGCTACACAAGTCCTGGCTGGAGAGAGATACGCCCATCACCCACATCACCTTCAACCCCAAGAAACCCTCACACATCCTGCTCCACGACCTCTACATGTTCTGTGTCCTCGACAAGTCCCTG CCCCTGCCAAAAAATAGTACCCTCCTCATGAACCAGACCACGCTGAAGCAGCTCCCAGAGACTGCCCGGAAGCAGGAGCTCCATGCCTTCAAGATCTGCAAGAAGTTCCAG cccctgctcttTGTGGATCTGTTGGATGAGAAGTGCCTGGTGGTGGTGGAACGGCCCATCATGGACTTCAAGACACAGTTGCCCCTGCCCATCCAACAGAAGAAATTTGGTACCTGa